A part of Tigriopus californicus strain San Diego chromosome 10, Tcal_SD_v2.1, whole genome shotgun sequence genomic DNA contains:
- the LOC131887706 gene encoding telomere zinc finger-associated protein-like isoform X5, with translation MSELARPAFTEQGSPSLSPFDSTSMVLNSNVLHRLKSSAICSQLAPLVIDNWILFQRKTFDHFDENGDPYISQVFLVEISTGRYIHRAQGHKVDQGTTLDPDVLENKLMHVFLSTKPCSGFPLSTEKFLPESMTVIDYPYRREVSKECQFYVQGFKLEPGDEESKSEPGSCCAPCLEASNQTPFVSVHVEGDANNDELVPVLESRKSLTLNERKPHMTEFMEFDSEMLETDIDDLWPAKDDSIPIEEAKPNDNVEVSKKGYKCTNCSQVFETHSQLRSHRWKRNLKQRNNRKVGCLECNDTKIVTFKHLRDHVALKHPDKLGEYQSILPEEPDANSMKHPLKCSLCNWINNGTVLTFRHRELYHELGNHVCGDCQEPNLTYYDLMIHNYKKHFKATKPLALATHGLDMVIKDGKVQVVKTKIVCPMCLKEYKNDYGMIDHLRKHHSWGMFNCESCGEACHFAKDISAHMIQFHGDNPELKCPTCFKDFNLNEDPELFNAHYKTCYQIFRKVIINGSF, from the exons ATGAGCGAATTGGCAAGGCCCGCTTTCACTGAACAAG GATCGCCGTCACTGTCGCCGTTCGATTCTACAAGTATGGTGTTGAATTCCAATGTTCTTCATAGACTCAAGAGTTCAGCCATTTGCTCTCAACTGGCTCCTCTGGTCATAGACAATTGGATCTTGTTCCAACGCAAAACCTTCGACCATTTTGACGAGAACGGGGATCCGTACATCAGTCAGGTGTTCTTGGTGGAAATCTCGACCGGACGTTATATTCATCGGGCGCAAGGACACAAAGTGGACCAAGGGACCACCTTAGACCCAGatgttttggaaaacaaactgATGCATGTGTTTCTGTCCACCAAACCCTGTTCTGGGTTTCCCTTGTCCACGGAGAAGTTCCTCCCCGAATCCATGACCGTAATTGACTATCCTTATCGAAGAGAGGTCTCCAAAGAGTGTCAGTTTTACGTGCAGGGCTTCAAACTTGAACCCGGAGATGAAGAGAGCAAGTCGGAGCCAGGATCGTGTTGTGCTCCTTGTTTGGAGGCTTCGAACCAAACTCCTTTTGTGTCGGTCCATGTAGAAGGGGATGCCAATAACGACGAATTAGTGCCAGTACTAGAATCAAGAAAGTCTTTGACCTTAAACGAGCGCAAACCGCATATGACTGAGTTCATGGAGTTTGATTCTGAAATGCTTGAGACTGATATTGATGATCTTTGGCCGGCTAAGGATGATTCGATCCCCATTGAGGAGGCTAAACCCAACGACAATGTGGAAGTCAGTAAGAAGGGGTACAAGTGCACAAATTGCTCCCAAGTTTTTGAGACGCATAGCCAATTACGGAGTCATcgatggaaaagaaatttaaaGCAAAGGAACAATCGAAAGGTTGGTTGTTTGGAGTGCAACGATACTAAGATTGTCACCTTCAAACATTTACGCGATCATGTCGCTTTGAAGCATCCAGATAAGTTGGGTGAGTACCAAAGTATTCTGCCGGAAGAGCCAGATGCCAACAGTATGAAACATCCCTTAAAGTGTTCCCtctgcaactggatcaacaacgGAACTGTCCTTACTTTCCGACATAGAGAGCTGTACCATGAGTTGGGAAATCATGTTTGTGGTGATTGTCAGGAGCCCAATTTGACCTATTATGATCTTATGATCCACAACTATaagaaacatttcaaagccaCCAAACCTCTTGCTCTTGCCACCCACGGGTTAGACATGGTGATTAAGGATGGAAAAGTTCAAGTGGTTAAAACGAAAATTGTGTGTCCAATGTGCCTGAAAGAGTATAAAAATGATTATGGCATGATTGATCACCTCCGGAAACATCATTCTTGGGGCATGTTCAATTGTGAATCTTGTGGAGAGGCGTGCCATTTTGCCAAAGATATTTCAGCTCACATGATCCAGTTCCACGGAGACAATCCCGAGTTGAAGTGCCCCACCTgtttcaaagatttcaatcTGAACGAAGATCCGGAGCTATTTAATGCCCATTACAAGACATGCTATCAAATCTTTCGCAAGGTAATTATAAATGGTAGTTTTTAA
- the LOC131887706 gene encoding telomere zinc finger-associated protein-like isoform X4 has translation MSELARPAFTEQGSPSLSPFDSTSMVLNSNVLHRLKSSAICSQLAPLVIDNWILFQRKTFDHFDENGDPYISQVFLVEISTGRYIHRAQGHKVDQGTTLDPDVLENKLMHVFLSTKPCSGFPLSTEKFLPESMTVIDYPYRREVSKECQFYVQGFKLEPGDEESKSEPGSCCAPCLEASNQTPFVSVHVEGDANNDELVPVLESRKSLTLNERKPHMTEFMEFDSEMLETDIDDLWPAKDDSIPIEEAKPNDNVEVSKKGYKCTNCSQVFETHSQLRSHRWKRNLKQRNNRKVGCLECNDTKIVTFKHLRDHVALKHPDKLGEYQSILPEEPDANSMKHPLKCSLCNWINNGTVLTFRHRELYHELGNHVCGDCQEPNLTYYDLMIHNYKKHFKATKPLALATHGLDMVIKDGKVQVVKTKIVCPMCLKEYKNDYGMIDHLRKHHSWGMFNCESCGEACHFAKDISAHMIQFHGDNPELKCPTCFKDFNLNEDPELFNAHYKTCYQIFRKVIINGRIEIILSMPRMWQAVLGQEEPGSAYEHPSRDSPIQVHLLCVWDYS, from the exons ATGAGCGAATTGGCAAGGCCCGCTTTCACTGAACAAG GATCGCCGTCACTGTCGCCGTTCGATTCTACAAGTATGGTGTTGAATTCCAATGTTCTTCATAGACTCAAGAGTTCAGCCATTTGCTCTCAACTGGCTCCTCTGGTCATAGACAATTGGATCTTGTTCCAACGCAAAACCTTCGACCATTTTGACGAGAACGGGGATCCGTACATCAGTCAGGTGTTCTTGGTGGAAATCTCGACCGGACGTTATATTCATCGGGCGCAAGGACACAAAGTGGACCAAGGGACCACCTTAGACCCAGatgttttggaaaacaaactgATGCATGTGTTTCTGTCCACCAAACCCTGTTCTGGGTTTCCCTTGTCCACGGAGAAGTTCCTCCCCGAATCCATGACCGTAATTGACTATCCTTATCGAAGAGAGGTCTCCAAAGAGTGTCAGTTTTACGTGCAGGGCTTCAAACTTGAACCCGGAGATGAAGAGAGCAAGTCGGAGCCAGGATCGTGTTGTGCTCCTTGTTTGGAGGCTTCGAACCAAACTCCTTTTGTGTCGGTCCATGTAGAAGGGGATGCCAATAACGACGAATTAGTGCCAGTACTAGAATCAAGAAAGTCTTTGACCTTAAACGAGCGCAAACCGCATATGACTGAGTTCATGGAGTTTGATTCTGAAATGCTTGAGACTGATATTGATGATCTTTGGCCGGCTAAGGATGATTCGATCCCCATTGAGGAGGCTAAACCCAACGACAATGTGGAAGTCAGTAAGAAGGGGTACAAGTGCACAAATTGCTCCCAAGTTTTTGAGACGCATAGCCAATTACGGAGTCATcgatggaaaagaaatttaaaGCAAAGGAACAATCGAAAGGTTGGTTGTTTGGAGTGCAACGATACTAAGATTGTCACCTTCAAACATTTACGCGATCATGTCGCTTTGAAGCATCCAGATAAGTTGGGTGAGTACCAAAGTATTCTGCCGGAAGAGCCAGATGCCAACAGTATGAAACATCCCTTAAAGTGTTCCCtctgcaactggatcaacaacgGAACTGTCCTTACTTTCCGACATAGAGAGCTGTACCATGAGTTGGGAAATCATGTTTGTGGTGATTGTCAGGAGCCCAATTTGACCTATTATGATCTTATGATCCACAACTATaagaaacatttcaaagccaCCAAACCTCTTGCTCTTGCCACCCACGGGTTAGACATGGTGATTAAGGATGGAAAAGTTCAAGTGGTTAAAACGAAAATTGTGTGTCCAATGTGCCTGAAAGAGTATAAAAATGATTATGGCATGATTGATCACCTCCGGAAACATCATTCTTGGGGCATGTTCAATTGTGAATCTTGTGGAGAGGCGTGCCATTTTGCCAAAGATATTTCAGCTCACATGATCCAGTTCCACGGAGACAATCCCGAGTTGAAGTGCCCCACCTgtttcaaagatttcaatcTGAACGAAGATCCGGAGCTATTTAATGCCCATTACAAGACATGCTATCAAATCTTTCGCAAGGTAATTATAAATG GGAGAATCGAGATCATCCTTTCAATGCCACGTATGTGGCAAGCAGTACTTGGTCAAGAGGAACCTGGATCTGCATATGAACATCCATCAAGGGATTCTCCCATTCAAGTGCACTTACTGTGCGTTTGGGACTATTCATAA
- the LOC131887706 gene encoding zinc finger protein 546-like isoform X3, with protein MSELARPAFTEQGSPSLSPFDSTSMVLNSNVLHRLKSSAICSQLAPLVIDNWILFQRKTFDHFDENGDPYISQVFLVEISTGRYIHRAQGHKVDQGTTLDPDVLENKLMHVFLSTKPCSGFPLSTEKFLPESMTVIDYPYRREVSKECQFYVQGFKLEPGDEESKSEPGSCCAPCLEASNQTPFVSVHVEGDANNDELVPVLESRKSLTLNERKPHMTEFMEFDSEMLETDIDDLWPAKDDSIPIEEAKPNDNVEVSKKGYKCTNCSQVFETHSQLRSHRWKRNLKQRNNRKVGCLECNDTKIVTFKHLRDHVALKHPDKLGEYQSILPEEPDANSMKHPLKCSLCNWINNGTVLTFRHRELYHELGNHVCGDCQEPNLTYYDLMIHNYKKHFKATKPLALATHGLDMVIKDGKVQVVKTKIVCPMCLKEYKNDYGMIDHLRKHHSWGMFNCESCGEACHFAKDISAHMIQFHGDNPELKCPTCFKDFNLNEDPELFNAHYKTCYQIFRKGESRSSFQCHVCGKQYLVKRNLDLHMNIHQGILPFKCTYCAFGTIHKSVLKDHERSHLAKRALKDGTSTKSVLHQCEQCGKQMKSVKLLKRHVRVVHEGRKQSFECKDCGEIFKHYVALYKHKKHSHGFVSNYKHIE; from the exons ATGAGCGAATTGGCAAGGCCCGCTTTCACTGAACAAG GATCGCCGTCACTGTCGCCGTTCGATTCTACAAGTATGGTGTTGAATTCCAATGTTCTTCATAGACTCAAGAGTTCAGCCATTTGCTCTCAACTGGCTCCTCTGGTCATAGACAATTGGATCTTGTTCCAACGCAAAACCTTCGACCATTTTGACGAGAACGGGGATCCGTACATCAGTCAGGTGTTCTTGGTGGAAATCTCGACCGGACGTTATATTCATCGGGCGCAAGGACACAAAGTGGACCAAGGGACCACCTTAGACCCAGatgttttggaaaacaaactgATGCATGTGTTTCTGTCCACCAAACCCTGTTCTGGGTTTCCCTTGTCCACGGAGAAGTTCCTCCCCGAATCCATGACCGTAATTGACTATCCTTATCGAAGAGAGGTCTCCAAAGAGTGTCAGTTTTACGTGCAGGGCTTCAAACTTGAACCCGGAGATGAAGAGAGCAAGTCGGAGCCAGGATCGTGTTGTGCTCCTTGTTTGGAGGCTTCGAACCAAACTCCTTTTGTGTCGGTCCATGTAGAAGGGGATGCCAATAACGACGAATTAGTGCCAGTACTAGAATCAAGAAAGTCTTTGACCTTAAACGAGCGCAAACCGCATATGACTGAGTTCATGGAGTTTGATTCTGAAATGCTTGAGACTGATATTGATGATCTTTGGCCGGCTAAGGATGATTCGATCCCCATTGAGGAGGCTAAACCCAACGACAATGTGGAAGTCAGTAAGAAGGGGTACAAGTGCACAAATTGCTCCCAAGTTTTTGAGACGCATAGCCAATTACGGAGTCATcgatggaaaagaaatttaaaGCAAAGGAACAATCGAAAGGTTGGTTGTTTGGAGTGCAACGATACTAAGATTGTCACCTTCAAACATTTACGCGATCATGTCGCTTTGAAGCATCCAGATAAGTTGGGTGAGTACCAAAGTATTCTGCCGGAAGAGCCAGATGCCAACAGTATGAAACATCCCTTAAAGTGTTCCCtctgcaactggatcaacaacgGAACTGTCCTTACTTTCCGACATAGAGAGCTGTACCATGAGTTGGGAAATCATGTTTGTGGTGATTGTCAGGAGCCCAATTTGACCTATTATGATCTTATGATCCACAACTATaagaaacatttcaaagccaCCAAACCTCTTGCTCTTGCCACCCACGGGTTAGACATGGTGATTAAGGATGGAAAAGTTCAAGTGGTTAAAACGAAAATTGTGTGTCCAATGTGCCTGAAAGAGTATAAAAATGATTATGGCATGATTGATCACCTCCGGAAACATCATTCTTGGGGCATGTTCAATTGTGAATCTTGTGGAGAGGCGTGCCATTTTGCCAAAGATATTTCAGCTCACATGATCCAGTTCCACGGAGACAATCCCGAGTTGAAGTGCCCCACCTgtttcaaagatttcaatcTGAACGAAGATCCGGAGCTATTTAATGCCCATTACAAGACATGCTATCAAATCTTTCGCAAG GGAGAATCGAGATCATCCTTTCAATGCCACGTATGTGGCAAGCAGTACTTGGTCAAGAGGAACCTGGATCTGCATATGAACATCCATCAAGGGATTCTCCCATTCAAGTGCACTTACTGTGCGTTTGGGACTATTCATAAAAGTGTTCTGAAAGATCATGAGCGATCACACCTGGCCAAACGCGCTCTGAAGGATGGGACTAGTACAAAAAGTGTATTGCATCAGTGTGAACAATGtggaaaacaaatgaaaagtgtCAAGCTCTTGAAACGTCATGTCCGTGTAGTACATGAGggaagaaaacaaagttttgaatgcaaagaTTGTGGTGAAATCTTTAAGCACTATGTTGCCCTCTACAAACACAAGAAACACTCGCACGGCTTCGTTTCTAATTACAAAcatattgaatga